The proteins below are encoded in one region of Telopea speciosissima isolate NSW1024214 ecotype Mountain lineage chromosome 10, Tspe_v1, whole genome shotgun sequence:
- the LOC122642326 gene encoding uncharacterized protein LOC122642326 produces the protein MGNSSSSGSNREDPLSFLNTTTSISSSPIPASSDGDGFLGDHNSQIGSASGSFQNDGLLTSDAGSGSNSDVEFGFLRYDFRQSSLVGTVQIYDRHVFLCYKNPLVWPPRVEAAEFDRLPRLLSATLMARKADMKNKTCLTICEGHDGTETSNGDVLIFPDMIRYRRLTHFDVDTFVEEVLVKDNEWLPGTPETLRGSYIFVCSHVSRDRRCGVCGPALISRFREEIDARSLEGQVSVSPCSHIGGHKYAGNVIIFGRNIDGKVTGHWYGYVAPEDVPILLEQHIGKGEIVDRLWRGQMGLSEEDQKKVQERRLQLNGETNTEKSGKEPIQANESDVAGNGTQSEVSGCCQDNKSSSCCQNNSVPVEFKKDEREAKIVVEEKSSSKPTSSVSSSKPTSRIGNKGASCTRKACVMPTWFESLEREDIHAALAVIGAAVAVAIAYRSYKLLR, from the exons ATGggtaatagtagtagtagtggtaGTAACAGAGAAGACCCTCTTTCCTTTTTGAATACTACTACTAGTATTTCATCCTCTCCAATTCCAGCATCATCAGATGGTGATGGATTCCTTGGCGACCATAATTCGCAGATTGGGAGCGCTTCGGGGAGTTTCCAGAACGATGGATTATTGACTAGTGACGCAGGCAGCGGAAGCAATAGTGATGTCGAATTCGGCTTCCTACGCTACGACTTTCGCCAGAGCTCTCTTGTAGGCACCGTGCAGATCTACGACCGTCATGTCTTTCTATGCTACAAGAATCCTCTTGTCTGGCCTCCTCGCGTTGAAGCCGCTGAGTTCGATCGCTTGCCCAGGCTTCTCTCTGCTACTCTCATGGCCAGGAAAGCCGATATGAAGAACAAG ACTTGCTTAACAATATGTGAAGGACATGATGGTACCGAGACATCGAATGGGGATGTATTGATCTTTCCAGACATGATCCGTTACCG GCGTTTGACACATTTTGATGTTGATACATTTGTTGAAGAAGTGCTTGTAAAGGATAATGAATGGCTTCCTGGCACACCTGAAACACTGAGAGGTTCATACATTTTTGTTTGTTCTCATGTGAGCCGGGATCGCCGATGTGGTGTTTGTGGACCTGCTCTGATTTCAAGGTTCAGAGAAGAGATAGATGCACGAAGTCTTGAAGGTCAAGTTTCTGTTAGCCCTTGCTCACATATTGGGGGCCATAAATATGCAGGAAATGTAATCATATTTGGTAGAAATATAGATGGAAAGGTGACAGGCCACTG GTATGGGTATGTTGCTCCAGAGGATGTACCTATTTTGCTTGAGCAGCATATTGGGAAGGGAGAAATTGTAGACCGACTTTGGAG GGGACAGATGGGTTTATCAGAAGAAGACCAGAAGAAAGTGCAAGAACGAAGACTCCAATTAAATGGTGAGACAAACACAGAGAAAAGCGGAAAAGAGCCTATACAAGCCAATGAAAGTGATGTTGCTGGAAATGGAACTCAATCAGAAGTCTCAGGTTGTTGCCAGGATAACAAAAGTTCTTCTTGTTGCCAGAATAATTCTGTACCAGTGGAGTTCAAAAAAGATGAAAGAGAGGCAAAAATAGTGGTTGAAGAGAAGAGCAGTAGCAAACCAACTTCAAGTGTTAGTAGTAGCAAACCAACTTCAAGGATTGGTAACAAAGGGGCTTCTTGCACACGCAAGGCATGTGTAATGCCTACATGGTTTGAAAGCTTGGAACGTGAGGATATACATGCTGCCCTTGCAGTAATAGGGGCCGCTGTAGCTGTCGCCATTGCATATAGGAGCTATAAACTATTG
- the LOC122642325 gene encoding WEB family protein At5g55860-like, translating to MGVKARQNATDSPRAEVGEIDTRTPFQSVKAAVSLFGEGAFSKEKPAVKKSNSFSAERVLAKETQLHLAQKELNKLKEQFKNAETTKAQAFAELERAKKTVEDLTNKLKSVKDSKESAIKVTEAAKNQAKQLDEANSGCPVETDGAWRQELDNAREQYAATISELDAAKQELRKFLQEFDSSLEEKSAALHQAAEAEVTAKANAEKAAELSKEIAATQESLGHVKLASMQAQQEQEKILEEKNVQRQSYRAALEEAQKKLLSLKKEFDPEITRNLEGKLAETAAEIGALQKEMENARASDLDSVRTVTSELDGAKEVLQKVAEEESTLRSLVESLKVELEAVKKEHAELKEKEAETESIAGNLHVKLQKSKGELEAALTEESKAKGASDELISTLQQLSLESENARKEAEETKSNVEELKKEAEATRTALEGAEMTLQIALKEAEEAKAAEAMALDQIKLLSERTNATRASTSESGAMITISEEEFESFSRKVEESDKLAEMKVAAAMAQVEAVKAGENEALKRLEAGQKEIEEMKAATEAALKRAEMAEAAKRAVEGELLRWREKEQKKSAEAAARILDSEVSALSSTQNSMVQKQNLPEKVVGVRKLDKEKTSVSKKVLLSNLSGIFHRKKKHVEGGSHSYLPGEELL from the exons ATGGGTGTGAAAGCTCGCCAAAATGCAACAGACTCTCCAAGAGCAGAGGTGGGAGAGATAGACACTAGGACACCATTCCAATCAGTCAAAGCTGCAGTCAGCTTGTTCGGTGAAGGAGCCTTTTCAAAGGAGAAACCTGccgttaaaaaatcaaattctttttCTGCAGAG AGGGTATTGGCAAAGGAGACACAACTTCATCTGGCCCAGAAAGAGCTCAACAAGCTGAAGGAACAGTTTAAAAATGCTGAAACCACCAAGGCCCAAGCATTTGCTGAACTTGAAAGGGCTAAAAAAACAGTTGAGGATTTAACCAACAAATTGAAAAGTGTAAAAGATTCCAAGGAGTCGGCAATTAAGGTGACAGAAGCGGCGAAGAACCAAGCAAAGCAACTGGATGAAGCAAACTCTGGTTGCCCTGTTGAAACTGACGGTGCTTGGAGACAGGAGTTGGACAATGCCAGAGAACAGTATGCAGCCACCATTTCTGAACTTGATGCTGCCAAACAAGAACTCAGGAAATTCCTTCAGGAATTTGACTCATCCCTGGAAGAAAAATCTGCTGCACTCCACCAAGCAGCAGAAGCTGAAGTCACAGCCAAGGCTAATGCAGAGAAGGCTGCTGAACTGTCAAAGGAGATTGCAGCCACACAAGAATCACTTGGGCATGTGAAGCTGGCTTCTATGCAAGCCCAGCAGGAGCAAGAAAAGATTCTTGAGGAAAAAAATGTCCAAAGGCAGTCTTATAGAGCTGCCCTGGAAGAAGCACAGAAGAAACTGCTATCTTTGAAGAAAGAGTTTGATCCTGAAATCACCAGGAATCTCGAAGGTAAGCTTGCTGAAACAGCTGCTGAGATTGGGGCTTTACAAAAGGAGATGGAAAATGCCCGCGCTTCTGATCTGGATTCTGTAAGAACTGTGACTTCAGAGCTTGATGGTGCTAAAGAGGTATTGCAAAAAGTGGCAGAAGAAGAAAGCACTCTTAGGAGCTTGGTGGAGTCCCTTAAAGTGGAGCTGGAAGCAGTGAAGAAGGAACATGCTGAACTAAAAGAGAAGGAAGCAGAAACCGAATCTATTGCTGGGAACTTGCATGTCAAGCTCCAGAAAAGTAAGGGTGAGCTTGAAGCAGCCCTTACTGAAGAATCTAAAGCCAAAGGTGCTTCTGATGAGCTGATCTCTACCCTCCAACAGCTATCGTTAGAATCTGAAAATGCAAGAAAAGAGGCAGAAGAAACGAAGAGCAATGTTGAAGAGCTAAAGAAAGAAGCCGAAGCCACCCGGACTGCCCTGGAAGGAGCAGAAATGACACTACAGATTGCACTGAAAGAGGCAGAAGAAGCAAAGGCAGCAGAGGCAATGGCCCTTGATCAGATTAAGTTATTGTCTGAAAGAACAAATGCAACTCGTGCTTCAACATCAGAGTCTGGTGCAATGATCACAATCTCAGAGGAGGAATTTGAGTCTTTTAGCCGGAAAGTTGAGGAATCTGATAAATTGGCTGAAATGAAAGTAGCAGCTGCAATGGCTCAGGTGGAAGCAGTAAAGGCTGGTGAGAATGAAGCACTAAAGAGGTTGGAGGCAGGCCAGAAGGAGATTGAGGAGATGAAGGCTGCAACGGAGGCGGCTTTGAAGAGGGCAGAGATGGCAGAGGCAGCAAAGAGGGCTGTTGAGGGAGAGCTACTGAGGTGGCGTGAAAAGGAGCAAAAGAAATCTGCTGAAGCTGCTGCTAGAATTCTTGATTCAGAGGTTTCTGCACTTTCATCGACACAAAACTCCATGGTTCAGAAGCAGAACCTACCAGAGAAGGTTGTTGGTGTCCGTAAGCTGGATAAAGAAAAGACATCTGTCTCAAAGAAGGTACTGTTGTCCAATCTCAGTGGTATCTTCCATAGGAAGAAGAAACATGTTGAGGGTGGGTCTCACTCTTACCTCCCTGGGGAGGAACTCCTGTGA